Below is a window of Lacibacter sp. H407 DNA.
CCGATAGCATTAGCAAGCCAATAACGGTAAGATTTCTTTTCATCGCTTTTTTCATTGTGTTTTTGTTGATCAAGATCGTTGTCATCCAAAACGCATCGAATGCGGTCTTTGAATTTGGAATGACTTTTTTTGAAATTTGGATTGTAAAGATAAAGGGGCACATGTTACAGGTTTCAGAAATTGACAAATGGTTTGTGAATCGGATAAACAAAAAAAATTAGCTTTGTTACTATGCGAAAGTTATTGATCAGCAGATTTGTACTCGTGGCGTTGTTGTTAGCCGCAGTTGGAATACAGGCGCAGGCGCAGTTGAATCATTTCATTTATCTACAAACAGATAATCAGCAGCCGTTCTATGTGAAATATAACAACCGGATCATCAGCTCCTCCGCAACGGGGTACCTGATTCTGTCGAAGTTGAAAGGCGGTCAGGTTGATTTTGCGGTCGGGTTTCCGAAGTCAGATCAGCAGGAGCAGCAGTTTCAATGTAATATTGAACAGGCCGATAAAGGATTTCTGATCAAGAATTTTAATGAAAAAGGGTGGGGGCTGTACGACTTGCAGAGTTCCTCTGTACTTTATGCGGCTGTAAAAACAGACCCCAAAATCAATACCAGTAATGTTTCGGTACCACCTGCGAACGATCCGTTTTCCAATATGCTTTCAAAAGTTACACAGGATAGCACAGTCAAAACAGTGAATGTTGTAAAGGAGCCGGTAGTGGAAAAGCCTGCCGTTGTGAATGTCCCAACGCCTGTGGTAACGACACCTGCAACAACCCCTGTAAAAGATTCAATTACAACTATACAAACAACTACGGAATCTGAAAAGCCAAAGGAGCAGCCGGTTGTCAACGAACCTGTATGGATAGCCCCGGCAAAAACGCCGGTAAAACAAATCCGTAAGTTTGAAAGTCGTGAAGGAAATGATTATGTGTTTGAAGTACAGGA
It encodes the following:
- a CDS encoding DUF4476 domain-containing protein codes for the protein MRKLLISRFVLVALLLAAVGIQAQAQLNHFIYLQTDNQQPFYVKYNNRIISSSATGYLILSKLKGGQVDFAVGFPKSDQQEQQFQCNIEQADKGFLIKNFNEKGWGLYDLQSSSVLYAAVKTDPKINTSNVSVPPANDPFSNMLSKVTQDSTVKTVNVVKEPVVEKPAVVNVPTPVVTTPATTPVKDSITTIQTTTESEKPKEQPVVNEPVWIAPAKTPVKQIRKFESREGNDYVFEVQESNGVRDTVRLFIEKDSTPIPQVVVPVQPEVVKDTVAVVPPQTKEEPVKVEAKKDSIQVVVPKKEETVEKKEEIVQPVVPPVQKTEPQGLPNSNCKNFATEDDLIKLRRRMASQSKDEQMINEAKKAFQKNCFTSAQLKNLSVLFLSDEGRYRFFDAAMPFVTDFSNFKSLGETILDEYYKKRFLALLPNQ